A single Methanolobus sp. ZRKC5 DNA region contains:
- the purC gene encoding phosphoribosylaminoimidazolesuccinocarboxamide synthase, protein MKKEELYSGKAKTIYKTEDPEKLISEFRDSLTAFDGKKKSEAKNKGYYNAQISKKIFEMLEEEGIPTHYIEMVSGNEMLVKAVEIILIEVIPRNIAAGSITRKYPIEEGTVFKTPVLVMDYKSDEHGDPMMNEDIAVAMGIATYEEIAQIRAMALKINDILVKYLDEKGFLLPDFKLEFGRVDGKIVVADEISCDTCRFWDKSTGQSMDKDIFRFDKGDLSKTYEEVARRIVPEIFE, encoded by the coding sequence ATGAAGAAAGAAGAGCTATACTCAGGAAAAGCAAAGACCATCTACAAAACCGAAGATCCGGAAAAGCTGATATCAGAATTCAGAGACAGCCTCACAGCATTTGATGGCAAAAAGAAAAGTGAAGCAAAGAACAAGGGATATTACAATGCCCAGATATCAAAGAAAATCTTTGAGATGCTCGAAGAAGAAGGCATCCCTACCCACTATATAGAGATGGTATCCGGCAATGAGATGCTTGTGAAGGCTGTTGAGATAATATTGATCGAAGTAATCCCACGCAACATTGCTGCAGGTTCCATCACACGCAAATACCCAATAGAAGAGGGTACTGTTTTCAAAACCCCTGTACTTGTAATGGACTACAAGAGCGATGAACACGGCGATCCAATGATGAATGAAGATATCGCTGTTGCCATGGGAATTGCAACTTATGAAGAGATTGCGCAGATCCGTGCAATGGCTCTGAAGATCAACGATATACTCGTGAAGTACCTTGACGAAAAAGGATTCCTCCTTCCTGATTTCAAACTTGAGTTCGGAAGAGTTGACGGCAAGATCGTTGTAGCAGATGAGATTTCATGCGACACATGCAGATTCTGGGACAAAAGTACCGGACAGTCAATGGACAAGGATATTTTCCGTTTTGACAAGGGAGACCTTTCAAAAACATACGAAGAAGTTGCAAGGCGCATAGTACCTGAGATCTTTGAGTAA
- a CDS encoding inorganic phosphate transporter: MSLFDPLVLLLIAAGLYMAWNIGANDLANAMGTSVGSGALSIKQVIIIAAVFEFAGAVFFGKRVTSTIAKGIVPVDSISLVDPHLVAIGMLAAILAAGFWITLATFYNLPVSTTHSIVGAVLGFGLMAAYYGIIGFEEIKWTVLAKIVGSWLVSPLLGALLAYVIFSIIRYFILQKADDPYNVEKKFVFLQIMTACYIAFAHGSNDVANAIGPLYAGLHALEMAGLSIPLWVMALGGIGMVVGLGTWGYRVIETIGTRITELTPTRGFSAEFATASVVVLHSYSSLPISTTHTLVGSVIGVGLAGGLAAVDLSVIGKIVVSWVVTVPAAALTSALIFAGLLGVGI, translated from the coding sequence ATGAGTCTTTTTGATCCTCTCGTATTGTTGTTGATTGCAGCAGGTCTGTATATGGCATGGAATATCGGTGCCAATGATCTTGCAAATGCAATGGGAACGTCAGTGGGCAGTGGGGCGCTGTCTATCAAACAAGTAATTATCATTGCAGCTGTTTTCGAGTTTGCAGGTGCCGTATTTTTTGGAAAAAGAGTTACGTCCACAATTGCAAAGGGTATTGTTCCAGTTGATTCGATCAGTCTGGTCGATCCGCATCTTGTAGCTATCGGAATGCTTGCAGCCATTCTTGCAGCAGGTTTCTGGATCACACTTGCCACATTCTACAACCTCCCGGTATCCACAACCCATTCAATTGTTGGTGCTGTCCTTGGGTTTGGCTTGATGGCAGCATACTACGGAATTATTGGTTTTGAAGAAATAAAATGGACTGTACTCGCCAAGATAGTTGGCAGTTGGCTGGTCTCACCACTTCTTGGAGCATTGCTAGCTTATGTTATATTTTCCATCATCAGGTATTTCATACTTCAAAAAGCGGATGATCCTTATAATGTTGAGAAGAAATTTGTCTTTCTCCAGATAATGACTGCATGTTACATTGCCTTTGCACATGGTTCCAACGATGTTGCAAATGCTATCGGTCCTCTTTATGCAGGATTGCACGCACTTGAGATGGCAGGCCTTAGTATTCCTTTATGGGTAATGGCTCTTGGAGGTATTGGGATGGTCGTAGGACTTGGCACCTGGGGATATCGTGTAATTGAAACAATCGGCACACGTATAACCGAACTGACTCCTACAAGAGGTTTTTCAGCAGAATTTGCCACAGCTTCTGTTGTAGTTTTACACAGTTACAGTTCTCTTCCAATATCAACCACTCACACACTTGTAGGTTCAGTTATAGGTGTTGGCCTTGCAGGTGGTCTTGCAGCGGTTGATTTAAGTGTAATCGGAAAGATAGTTGTTTCCTGGGTAGTTACTGTACCTGCAGCGGCACTTACGTCTGCTCTTATATTTGCAGGACTATTGGGGGTCGGAATATGA
- a CDS encoding TIGR00153 family protein: MIKKEYIRSVLNIFASSPFKPLVMHANKGGDCVRKLNESLLAFCDGDMEKVEELNREIDVIEHEADIIKQTIRSELSSSIMLPVHADDLLNFLKPQDSISDDAQEAAFWLTVRKFDAPPEIREGFIDLTEKTLQTVEMYEVLVSTLSELLETSFSKRDVEDTLQFVTKVEEMEHQVDVIEKELVKTIFNNEDIIGALGVYHLVRLVSGIGDIADKSEHAADRLRTMVLRR, from the coding sequence ATGATAAAGAAAGAGTATATCCGTTCTGTATTGAACATATTTGCGAGTTCTCCTTTCAAACCACTGGTGATGCATGCCAATAAAGGAGGCGATTGTGTCAGGAAACTCAACGAGTCCCTGCTTGCTTTCTGCGATGGTGACATGGAGAAAGTAGAGGAACTGAATCGTGAGATCGACGTAATTGAGCATGAAGCCGATATCATAAAACAGACCATTCGTTCTGAGCTGTCCTCATCTATTATGCTCCCTGTACATGCTGATGATCTGCTCAATTTCCTGAAGCCACAGGACTCGATATCAGATGATGCTCAGGAAGCGGCATTCTGGCTTACTGTCAGAAAGTTTGATGCGCCTCCCGAGATTCGTGAGGGATTCATTGATCTCACGGAAAAGACTCTTCAAACAGTGGAAATGTATGAGGTTCTTGTTTCAACCCTTAGTGAGTTACTGGAAACATCCTTTAGTAAAAGGGATGTTGAAGACACTCTCCAATTTGTAACGAAAGTCGAGGAAATGGAACATCAGGTCGATGTTATTGAAAAGGAACTTGTAAAAACGATCTTTAACAATGAAGATATTATTGGTGCACTTGGCGTATATCATCTGGTCCGTCTGGTGAGTGGTATCGGAGACATTGCAGACAAGTCCGAGCATGCAGCAGACAGGTTAAGGACAATGGTTTTGAGAAGGTAA
- a CDS encoding NAD(P)/FAD-dependent oxidoreductase: MEDYDVIVVGAGISGLLSALTLSKHGNKVLVLEKDNIVGGNCNSYMVDGFQVDTGAHAITHLQVGPLRRLMDNYFDYVPVFEDYGNYYIRTENQFMKVPSNIKEFVTFDVLPRKDRMVLTQAITKALTLSTFGTDLEKQSVYEFMPGNLSADTCDFVDTICHFLSGKDMKQTSAQRILAGSSFVRDSVPEEQLENIMKSNEKMAVEPVPRTILPPNLHASLQTRINRVSNPFTSLGRLATNKVSYSQGYPRKGLKALLNALLSSLPKTVEIKTGCQVKKILTDKGKITGVEADEVYNASKVIYTGFVTDLPSMVESLPNSYIQELKGVVHTKSLTVWTGLDSMMNEFNYIGSEIWFKDSPYWAMPISNYDASLAPKGKQLVGFTFIIDEENNEDVQTKKAYETIYNAIPGIEDHIEMKHNQITIPEKAAVTIDGYFADVRTPISGLYTAGTDTDKRSMGITRAAYSVVELLKKMNEDNCLHR; encoded by the coding sequence ATGGAAGATTACGATGTAATAGTCGTGGGTGCAGGCATAAGCGGGCTTTTGTCCGCACTCACCCTTTCTAAACATGGAAACAAAGTACTTGTACTTGAAAAAGATAACATTGTGGGCGGTAACTGTAATAGCTACATGGTTGATGGTTTCCAGGTAGACACAGGTGCCCATGCAATTACACACCTTCAAGTGGGTCCCCTGAGAAGGCTCATGGATAATTATTTTGATTACGTTCCGGTTTTTGAGGATTACGGAAACTACTATATAAGAACTGAGAACCAGTTCATGAAAGTCCCTTCAAATATCAAGGAATTTGTCACATTTGATGTCCTTCCGCGCAAGGACAGGATGGTCCTCACACAGGCTATCACCAAAGCGCTCACCCTTTCCACATTTGGAACTGACCTGGAAAAGCAATCAGTATATGAATTCATGCCAGGTAACCTTTCAGCAGACACATGTGACTTTGTAGACACCATATGTCACTTCCTTTCAGGTAAGGACATGAAGCAGACATCTGCGCAGAGAATTCTTGCAGGCAGTAGCTTTGTGCGCGACAGTGTACCGGAAGAACAGCTTGAGAATATAATGAAGTCTAATGAGAAGATGGCTGTAGAGCCGGTTCCAAGAACAATACTTCCACCAAATCTACATGCTTCATTACAGACAAGGATCAATAGAGTTTCCAATCCTTTCACATCCCTTGGAAGACTTGCAACAAATAAGGTCAGCTACTCCCAGGGCTACCCCCGAAAAGGATTAAAAGCCCTTCTTAATGCCCTTTTGTCCTCGCTTCCAAAGACTGTGGAGATCAAGACAGGTTGTCAGGTAAAGAAAATACTTACGGACAAAGGCAAGATAACCGGTGTTGAGGCTGATGAGGTATACAATGCCAGCAAGGTCATATACACAGGATTTGTCACGGACCTTCCTTCCATGGTAGAGAGTCTTCCAAACTCCTATATACAGGAGCTTAAAGGAGTAGTACACACCAAGAGCCTTACTGTATGGACCGGACTGGATTCTATGATGAACGAGTTCAATTATATCGGCTCAGAAATATGGTTCAAGGACTCACCTTACTGGGCTATGCCTATAAGCAACTATGATGCTTCGCTGGCACCAAAAGGAAAACAACTCGTTGGTTTCACATTCATAATTGATGAGGAGAACAATGAAGATGTGCAAACAAAGAAAGCATATGAAACAATCTATAATGCTATCCCGGGAATAGAAGACCATATAGAAATGAAGCACAATCAGATAACAATCCCTGAAAAAGCTGCTGTGACGATAGATGGCTATTTTGCCGACGTGAGAACACCCATCAGCGGGCTTTACACAGCCGGAACAGATACTGATAAAAGAAGCATGGGCATAACCCGTGCGGCTTATTCCGTTGTAGAATTGCTCAAAAAGATGAACGAAGACAATTGTCTTCACAGATAA
- the nikR gene encoding nickel-responsive transcriptional regulator NikR — MEQELMRIGVSLPENLLTKFDTIIEQRGYSSRSEGIRDSIRNYITHYEWMSDVKGRRVGTITLIYDHTKRGLSSALTEIQHDYSHIIKSSVHIHLDHDNCLEVIILDGEGEEVKQVAERTMALKGVNYVKLNTALPTEKI, encoded by the coding sequence ATGGAACAGGAACTTATGCGTATTGGGGTATCTCTTCCCGAAAATCTTCTAACTAAATTTGACACGATCATCGAACAGAGAGGCTATTCTTCCCGTTCTGAGGGAATAAGGGATTCTATCAGGAACTACATTACCCATTATGAATGGATGAGCGATGTAAAAGGCAGGCGTGTAGGTACTATCACTTTGATATATGACCATACAAAGCGTGGCCTTTCAAGCGCTCTTACTGAAATACAGCATGATTATTCTCACATTATTAAGTCTTCCGTCCACATTCATCTTGACCATGACAACTGTCTGGAAGTCATCATACTGGATGGTGAAGGTGAAGAAGTAAAGCAGGTTGCAGAGAGGACAATGGCACTAAAAGGTGTCAATTATGTCAAACTCAATACTGCCCTTCCAACTGAGAAAATATAA
- a CDS encoding metalloregulator ArsR/SmtB family transcription factor, with protein MTIQETSESKEPYILPDAITLKVHEVMDENVDKLVSLFKVLSDPVRIRILKALQVSELCVCVLVEITDYKHSALSYHLKLLKDAELVDSRRDKNFQTYFLTEPGEKMLRTIESSFKNGM; from the coding sequence ATGACAATACAGGAAACAAGCGAAAGCAAAGAGCCTTACATACTTCCAGATGCAATAACCCTGAAAGTTCATGAAGTCATGGATGAAAATGTTGACAAACTGGTTTCTCTTTTCAAGGTGCTTTCTGATCCCGTAAGGATACGTATCCTCAAAGCCCTACAGGTAAGCGAACTGTGCGTCTGCGTATTGGTGGAGATTACCGATTATAAACATTCTGCACTTTCATATCATCTTAAACTGCTCAAGGATGCAGAGCTCGTGGACTCGAGAAGAGACAAGAATTTTCAGACATATTTCCTTACAGAACCTGGCGAAAAAATGTTGAGGACAATTGAGTCCTCATTTAAAAATGGGATGTAA